Proteins encoded within one genomic window of Salipaludibacillus agaradhaerens:
- a CDS encoding ABC transporter transmembrane domain-containing protein: MRVFIDLMWYFKQEKWRYGAGIIVLAVVSLLSLIPPYVVGVIVDHISAGTLTQDILTRWMLLLVVLAAIIYAFRYLWRILIFGSAIKLARLLRYRLYSHFSNMSSSFFRQRRTGDLMAHATNDIRAVEQTAGTGVLTLVDSITMGGFVIITMAATISWKLTLIALLPMPFMALATSRYGSLLHKRFLKAQAAFSSLNDKVQESMAGIRVIKTLGYEKEDTEAFKKETANVVEKNMAVAKVDALFDPTSSLIIGVSYFLSISFGAVFVVNNDITIGQLTSFTVYLGLLIWPMLAFGWLFNIVERGRASYDRVKALLAVKSNIDDKKGADSVPPTGDITFQIDYFSYEEGQQKPVLKDISLHIKRGETLGIAGKTGSGKTTLVSSLMRDFQVTGGTIAFANKPIDMYTLEAIRKTVVYVPQDHFLFSASIADNISFGKPDASYQEIIEVAKLASVHDDILALENGYETLVGERGVTLSGGQKQRLSIARALLMDPEVLVLDDALSAVDAETEETILSHLRELRNEKTTVITAHRLSAIKHAEQIIVMEEGSIIEHGDHAKLMAEGNWYYTMYNLQQLESLVEKGGEMYE, translated from the coding sequence GTGCGTGTATTCATAGATTTAATGTGGTATTTCAAACAAGAAAAGTGGCGTTATGGGGCTGGCATCATCGTATTAGCGGTTGTATCTCTGCTATCCCTTATTCCCCCTTATGTAGTTGGTGTTATAGTCGACCATATTTCAGCAGGGACGTTGACACAAGACATTTTAACACGATGGATGCTTTTGTTAGTGGTTCTTGCTGCTATTATTTATGCTTTCCGTTATCTATGGCGAATTCTAATTTTTGGATCGGCGATAAAGCTTGCTAGGTTGTTACGTTACCGTCTCTATAGCCATTTTTCTAACATGTCGTCATCATTCTTTCGCCAGAGAAGAACGGGAGACCTCATGGCCCATGCTACGAATGATATTAGAGCCGTCGAACAAACAGCTGGCACCGGTGTCCTTACATTAGTGGATTCGATAACCATGGGGGGCTTCGTGATTATCACGATGGCAGCAACGATCAGCTGGAAACTTACGCTAATCGCTTTGCTTCCTATGCCGTTCATGGCTTTAGCTACAAGTCGTTATGGTTCTTTGCTTCACAAACGCTTTCTTAAAGCACAAGCGGCGTTTTCTTCTCTAAATGACAAAGTCCAAGAAAGTATGGCAGGAATAAGAGTCATTAAAACGCTTGGTTACGAAAAAGAAGATACAGAAGCTTTTAAAAAAGAAACGGCGAATGTAGTAGAAAAAAATATGGCTGTTGCTAAAGTGGATGCATTATTTGACCCCACTTCATCATTGATTATAGGTGTCTCTTATTTCTTGTCCATTTCATTTGGCGCTGTTTTTGTTGTAAATAATGACATTACAATTGGACAGCTTACTAGTTTTACTGTCTATCTTGGTTTGCTTATTTGGCCAATGCTAGCTTTTGGCTGGTTATTTAATATCGTGGAACGTGGAAGAGCTTCATACGACAGAGTGAAAGCACTATTAGCCGTCAAAAGTAATATTGATGATAAGAAGGGGGCTGATTCTGTACCACCAACTGGAGATATTACTTTTCAGATTGATTATTTTTCTTATGAGGAAGGTCAGCAAAAGCCGGTCTTAAAAGATATTAGTTTACATATTAAACGCGGAGAAACATTAGGGATAGCAGGGAAAACAGGAAGTGGAAAAACGACACTTGTTTCTTCACTTATGAGAGATTTTCAAGTAACAGGTGGTACTATTGCGTTTGCAAATAAACCGATAGACATGTATACCCTTGAAGCTATTCGTAAAACAGTGGTCTATGTCCCGCAAGATCACTTTTTATTTTCTGCATCAATTGCTGACAATATAAGTTTTGGAAAACCGGACGCCTCCTATCAAGAGATTATTGAGGTAGCAAAATTAGCATCCGTACATGATGACATTTTAGCATTAGAAAATGGATATGAGACGCTGGTAGGTGAACGAGGGGTCACGCTTTCAGGTGGGCAGAAACAACGTTTATCTATAGCGCGGGCATTATTAATGGATCCAGAAGTTCTCGTTCTTGATGACGCATTATCAGCTGTTGATGCAGAGACAGAGGAGACGATTTTAAGCCATTTACGAGAATTGCGTAATGAAAAAACAACCGTTATTACGGCACATAGATTGAGTGCTATTAAACATGCTGAACAGATCATTGTCATGGAAGAAGGGTCAATAATTGAACATGGAGACCATGCCAAGCTTATGGCGGAAGGTAATTGGTACTACACCATGTATAATCTACAGCAACTAGAATCATTAGTGGAAAAGGGAGGTGAAATGTATGAATGA
- the sirA gene encoding sporulation inhibitor of replication protein SirA, whose protein sequence is MRKYEIVLMREDVALMYRGMEKKLFQLFKENRLATGLLKTITRSQINYITRTIPEKQINQVIYHTLFHNKDYSNIGNNHRINFKREHSNATLTVTQDKILLEADGNLDAETSFFEILRHYQHYFLALNYKNNEYGWLRPLRALDIVQK, encoded by the coding sequence ATGCGAAAGTATGAAATAGTTTTAATGAGAGAAGATGTGGCTCTCATGTATCGGGGGATGGAAAAGAAATTATTTCAGCTATTTAAAGAAAATCGCCTCGCTACAGGGCTATTAAAAACAATCACGCGATCGCAAATTAACTACATTACAAGAACAATTCCAGAGAAGCAAATTAATCAAGTTATTTATCATACTCTTTTTCACAATAAAGATTACAGTAACATAGGAAATAATCATCGCATTAATTTTAAAAGAGAACATAGTAATGCAACTTTAACAGTTACTCAGGATAAAATTTTGTTAGAGGCAGATGGCAATTTAGATGCTGAGACGTCCTTTTTTGAAATTCTTCGCCATTACCAACACTATTTTTTAGCGTTGAACTATAAGAACAATGAGTATGGCTGGTTGAGGCCGTTAAGAGCTTTGGATATTGTACAAAAATGA
- a CDS encoding YneF family protein — MWVNILIGVIALLAGIALGFFIARQYMMNYMKKNPPINEKMLRVMMMQMGQNPSQKKINQMMKAMQGQTDKK; from the coding sequence ATGTGGGTAAATATTTTAATCGGTGTCATCGCTCTGTTAGCAGGAATCGCGCTTGGATTCTTTATCGCTAGACAGTACATGATGAATTATATGAAGAAAAATCCGCCAATCAACGAAAAAATGCTTCGAGTGATGATGATGCAAATGGGACAGAATCCATCGCAAAAGAAAATTAACCAAATGATGAAAGCGATGCAAGGTCAGACAGATAAAAAATAA